A region from the Lentisphaera profundi genome encodes:
- the mazG gene encoding nucleoside triphosphate pyrophosphohydrolase: protein MTQNWLLELEKIMQTLRAPKGCPWDLEQNHDSLKKYLIEECSEVLDAIDNNDPEELKDELGDLLMNIYFHAQIAAENKQFTISDVAQNISEKMIRRHPHVFANENAANSDDVDRIWQEVKEKEKGKKDSILDGIPKNLPNLRKSQTIQKRVSKVGFDWQDWKGSFDKITEELQELKEEIERNDMEKAKEEFGDLMFSMANLARSLKFEADEALQFANNKFEKRFRSVEKTVKNSNRDWNDYSLDELDQIWDKIKAENV from the coding sequence ATGACTCAAAACTGGCTACTTGAATTAGAAAAAATCATGCAGACCCTTCGTGCTCCCAAGGGCTGCCCATGGGACCTTGAACAAAACCATGATTCATTAAAAAAATACCTTATTGAAGAATGTTCGGAAGTATTGGATGCTATCGATAATAATGACCCCGAAGAACTCAAAGACGAACTTGGTGACTTATTAATGAATATTTATTTCCATGCCCAAATTGCTGCGGAAAACAAGCAATTCACCATCTCTGATGTCGCTCAAAATATTTCTGAAAAAATGATCCGCCGTCACCCCCACGTCTTTGCCAACGAAAATGCAGCAAACTCAGATGATGTAGATCGAATCTGGCAGGAAGTCAAAGAAAAAGAGAAAGGCAAGAAAGATTCGATTTTAGATGGTATCCCAAAAAACCTCCCCAACTTGCGCAAGTCTCAAACTATCCAAAAACGCGTATCTAAAGTCGGCTTCGATTGGCAGGACTGGAAGGGAAGCTTTGATAAAATTACTGAAGAACTTCAAGAACTAAAAGAAGAAATTGAGAGAAATGACATGGAGAAAGCCAAAGAAGAATTTGGTGACCTCATGTTCTCTATGGCAAATCTAGCCCGAAGTCTGAAATTCGAAGCCGATGAAGCTTTACAATTTGCTAATAATAAATTCGAAAAGCGCTTCCGCTCAGTAGAAAAAACAGTGAAAAACTCAAACAGAGACTGGAATGACTACTCCTTGGATGAGCTCGATCAGATCTGGGACAAAATCAAGGCCGAAAATGTTTAG
- a CDS encoding lipopolysaccharide kinase InaA family protein, with translation MFSKKDSEDLFSRNKLGTFQLLWDNKTEWFEAPNSGSHENSWSGVSKITLEGQDFFIKKQKNYSKRNLIHPFGENLAQKEHKNITIFKRLNIPSLEAVFFNRVKKNGNDYAILITKALSSYTPLNEVETLVNTRALNLAARRTIIFHTAKLIALSHENKVKIQSLYSKHVFVHDSLIQGQACMDNEAPCKFIDLERARLSYFDKSSFLKDVETFSRRTKSWSQSDRLYFLIHYLGEKKVTQQVRDYINKLKSISK, from the coding sequence ATGTTTAGTAAAAAAGACTCAGAAGATTTATTTTCACGCAATAAACTCGGAACTTTCCAACTTCTTTGGGACAATAAAACTGAATGGTTCGAAGCTCCAAATAGTGGCTCTCATGAAAATTCTTGGAGTGGTGTTTCAAAAATAACTCTCGAGGGACAAGACTTCTTTATCAAGAAGCAAAAGAACTATTCAAAACGCAATCTAATCCATCCCTTTGGTGAAAACCTGGCTCAAAAAGAACATAAAAATATCACAATATTTAAACGCTTAAACATCCCCAGTTTAGAAGCAGTATTTTTTAATCGCGTAAAGAAAAACGGCAATGACTATGCCATTTTAATTACTAAAGCACTTAGCTCCTACACTCCACTTAACGAAGTTGAAACCCTCGTGAATACGAGAGCTCTAAACTTAGCAGCGAGACGTACTATAATTTTTCATACAGCAAAACTAATCGCTCTATCTCATGAAAACAAAGTGAAAATCCAAAGTTTATACTCTAAGCACGTCTTTGTACATGACTCTTTAATCCAGGGTCAAGCCTGCATGGACAATGAAGCCCCATGCAAGTTTATTGACCTCGAAAGAGCTCGATTAAGCTATTTCGATAAGAGCAGTTTTTTAAAAGACGTAGAAACTTTTAGTCGTCGCACTAAGTCATGGAGCCAAAGTGATCGCCTTTATTTCCTTATTCATTATCTAGGCGAAAAAAAAGTCACGCAACAAGTGCGTGACTACATAAATAAACTAAAGTCTATTAGCAAATAA
- a CDS encoding DUF362 domain-containing protein: MIEVLTVNKYDRALISREIEAQFDHCDFFTRIPANCSILLKPNFVMPSPKDDPSCTHPEFYMAIAEIFLKHGHRVGIGDSPAFGSCKKALKAHLVHDEVLDKGIEIVEFTNNQQYEDSTGQSSYKNLSICKELSEWDILINLPKLKVHQQMHFTGACKNLYGCVAGKKKILLHNLCKNKPVKFAEMILVNAKKAQAILHIADGIHAMHVTGPRGGDVHEFGKVLIGDNPLQVDYIFAKMANFKVEETPLFAALANEVFQEISTACEDTVNHPNFTYAENFVHSYINDISFSPPKLIRSGIRSLKFKLTGKV; the protein is encoded by the coding sequence ATGATTGAAGTCCTAACAGTTAATAAATATGATCGTGCCTTAATCTCTCGAGAGATCGAAGCGCAATTCGATCATTGTGATTTCTTCACTCGTATACCTGCTAACTGCTCTATACTTCTAAAGCCCAACTTTGTTATGCCCTCCCCAAAAGACGACCCCTCATGCACACATCCTGAGTTTTATATGGCTATCGCAGAGATTTTCCTAAAGCATGGCCACAGAGTAGGCATTGGAGATTCCCCTGCTTTCGGATCATGTAAAAAAGCTCTTAAAGCTCACCTAGTTCATGACGAGGTACTCGATAAGGGAATCGAAATAGTAGAGTTCACTAATAACCAACAATATGAAGACTCAACAGGACAAAGCAGCTACAAAAACTTAAGTATCTGTAAGGAACTTAGTGAATGGGATATACTAATCAATCTACCAAAATTAAAAGTCCACCAGCAAATGCACTTTACCGGTGCATGTAAAAACCTCTATGGTTGTGTAGCAGGTAAAAAGAAAATCCTTTTGCATAATCTCTGTAAAAATAAGCCAGTTAAATTTGCTGAAATGATTCTTGTAAATGCTAAAAAAGCGCAAGCCATCCTACATATTGCTGACGGCATTCACGCTATGCATGTCACTGGCCCTAGAGGTGGCGACGTCCACGAATTCGGAAAAGTTCTTATCGGTGACAATCCCTTGCAAGTCGATTATATCTTTGCGAAGATGGCAAACTTTAAAGTTGAAGAGACACCCCTCTTTGCGGCCTTGGCAAATGAAGTTTTCCAAGAAATCAGTACAGCTTGTGAGGATACCGTTAACCACCCTAACTTTACCTACGCTGAAAACTTTGTTCACAGCTACATAAATGACATCAGCTTCAGCCCACCCAAACTCATTCGCTCTGGCATTCGCTCCTTGAAGTTCAAACTTACAGGAAAGGTATGA